In Fusobacterium perfoetens, the sequence TCAGCAGCTTACAGTAAAAATGGCTTATGAAAATCCTGTTTTTCAGTTAAGAGATAAAGTTTTAATTGATGAAATGGCAGATTACAGACTTTATATAGATAAGATAGATCCTAAGACAAAAGATGCAAGAAATCTTCTTATCTTTGTAAATGATGAAGATTCAAAATATCCTACTCTTGTTCTTGGAGAGACAGCTCATTGGAAAGATGCAGCTATGATAATTGATAATGTTGATTTTTATAAGTTTGATAAAAAGGGAAAAGAAAATTTAAGAGGGCATTTTCAGGAAAGAAAAATACCTTTAAGTTCATATTTTCAAAATGTGGAAATGCAGGTAGATGATATAGAAGGAATGAGCATATCACAGCTTGTGAAAGATATGTCAAAAGAAAAGGATAAAGCAGAAAAACTTCCTTATATTGTTGAAATAAATAAAAAAATAGCAATACCTCTTTCAACAATAATGCTTTCTGTTTTAGGGGTACTTATGTCAATAGGTCATCACAGAAGTGGAAAAGGTGTAAATTATGGTTTTGGTATAGCCATTATTTTTGTTTATATAGTTCTTTTAAATATTGGAATGGTTATGTCTTACAGAGGAAAAATAAATCCTTATGCAGGAATATGGCTTCCAAATGTGCTTCTGTATCTTTTCACTGCAGCAATGTATA encodes:
- a CDS encoding LptF/LptG family permease, with the protein product MKIINRYILSEAKLPTIFGISLFTFIFMIEIIVSMMESIIIKGISLIDVIRMLSFYLPMILSQTIPMGMFLGIMITFGKFTKNSESTAMNSIGMSLKDMIKPVAIMGTIATLFIFFLQESIIPRSFNKLQQLTVKMAYENPVFQLRDKVLIDEMADYRLYIDKIDPKTKDARNLLIFVNDEDSKYPTLVLGETAHWKDAAMIIDNVDFYKFDKKGKENLRGHFQERKIPLSSYFQNVEMQVDDIEGMSISQLVKDMSKEKDKAEKLPYIVEINKKIAIPLSTIMLSVLGVLMSIGHHRSGKGVNYGFGIAIIFVYIVLLNIGMVMSYRGKINPYAGIWLPNVLLYLFTAAMYKKKVRLV